The proteins below come from a single Plutella xylostella chromosome 2, ilPluXylo3.1, whole genome shotgun sequence genomic window:
- the LOC105398624 gene encoding uncharacterized protein LOC105398624: protein MSLADVTSARSSPGPEACPECDTSASVTSDLHKYQVACVCKPSAQYACADDPGPPPPAKTDVPPALPPRPPTSVLATNRRNNSSVNCPPSEPAGCRRRKYAWWCVGCGALAAALGGLLAAQHILLRAYTASPHHLETVPAAVPAAMLVLTGVCIMSLARRRNRYSYMIKVVGACCLVCALTCVLVTITTTVIHMNKLQTLRFCDYTKMTRTCTCFSMPHEPHSTDDDGVRCVFEGVTGCDVVHGALYWCLRGVFALSVTAVLVCIFSSMLAYQLLSHERKKMYWEQLELRCRSLYRGDTQGAPSCRCCRGCLPQSAASQPASHRFWAPGRIGNLYSPNPGTVRKNSTWSWFPWPRGNSQNSRSCRMGGVPQSGDSAYGFCETDMPQPNQNPNPTMPYEDRPYPANYNQRAQTMGNFAQNQLAFAQNQGAFAQNQGAFGQNAAMAFAQSQGNFGPSAGYGQEGFGESSGSFDAQTGVWGPPPPYSPQGRSGSRHHLHHQDPAAATLLHHHHIDVHRNSMPMHDHPNLPSNMPIQSAHTCRNSSYITHMLSPHLPPEMTHPELAHLNPELVRLNPELNRLNQEMVRLNPEINRLNQEMARLNPELARMYPTDVNELARLQEMARIGQESGRFNTLRGHLVPYPACQRTLGMSMGNLHRDCRLPDENMTIECLHQKSNSKVSDQSSDSCLKQGKENPAFQNDKHSPMRASMQDCHRGSNLNAESEVYFADVSSCCNVSVKADCCMNSNISALVGTIENHPESTSESDTGSFTLTRQQRPQPQTGSKRRPRTNQPADKHTKNQEKIRHDLNNSIRLTEQQIEQLNSSLCQRMNDSRMSDRLNESRISDRMNECRMSERLNDSRVSDRMNECRMMERMNESRVSERMNDSRIGERMNDSRMSERMNESRVSDRMNESRVSDRMNESRISEHSRMNDSRLSDLSRKNELRMSDHNRLDSSRSDHSRLDLDLKGSPKMKHHVSPLRNASRSSPSSVLRDAPIHPRQSSTDSNVSLKNNPDFFVPPPPNHSPLSPNTEESLLSDDEDRQRTDQVYSNEKPETSKCLGPDSQYEPVREEKEEIMKVNHHHCYSDTNTMDSGWQSGSEKHATD, encoded by the exons ATGTCTctggcggatgtgacgtcagcGCGCTCGTCTCCCGGACCGGAAGCGTGTCCCGAATGCGACACTAGCGCCTCCGTCACTTCCGATTTGCATAAG TACCAAGTAGCGTGCGTGTGCAAGCCGTCAGCTCAGTACGCATGCGCGGACGACCCcggccccccgccccccgccaaGACTGACGTCCCGCCCGCcctgccgccgcgcccgccgacTAGCGTGCTGGCCACCAACCGGAGGAACAACT CCTCAGTAAACTGCCCGCCCTCCGAGCCAGCAGGATGCCGTCGCCGCAAATACGCGTGGTGGTGCGTGGGCTGCGGCGCCCTGGCCGCGGCGCTGGGCGGGCTGCTCGCCGCCCAGCACATCCTGCTGCGCGCGTATACCGCCTCGCCGCATCACCTGGAGACGGTGCCGGCGGCTGTGCCGGCTGCTATG TTGGTGCTCACGGGAGTCTGCATAATGAGCCTGGCCAGAAGAAGAAATCGCTACAGTTATATG ATCAAAGTAGTGGGAGCTTGCTGCCTCGTCTGCGCTTTGACCTGTGTTCTCGTCACGATTACCACTACTGTCATACACATGAATaa ACTGCAAACGCTCCGGTTCTGCGACTACACCAAGATGACGCGGACGTGCACGTGCTTCTCCATGCCACACGAGCCGCACAGCACCGACGATGACG GAGTCCGCTGCGTATTCGAAGGGGTCACGGGCTGCGACGTGGTGCACGGCGCTCTCTACTGGTGCCTGAGAGGAGTCTTCGCGTTGTCTGTGACAGCTGTGCTGGTGTGCATCTTCAGCTCTATGCTGGCTTATCAGCTGTTGAG TCACGAACGCAAGAAGATGTACTGGGAGCAGCTAGAGCTGCGCTGCCGCTCGCTCTACCGGGGCGACACTCAGGGAGCCCCCTCCTGCCGCTGCTGCCGAGGCTGCCTCCCGCAGTCCGCCGCCAGCCAACCTGCCTCTCACCGCTTCTGGGCGCCTG GTCGCATCGGCAACCTGTACTCGCCAAACCCGGGCACAGTGCGCAAGAACTCCACGTGGAGCTGGTTCCCGTGGCCGAGGGGGAACAGCCAGAA TTCAAGAAGCTGCCGCATGGGTGGCGTCCCGCAATCCGGCGATAGCGCTTACGGCTTCTGTGAAACCGACATGCCGCAACCAAACCAAAACCCGAACCCAACCATGCCTTACGAAGACCGCCCCTACCCAGCCAACTACAACCAGCGCGCCCAAACCATGGGCAATTTCGCGCAAAACCAACTAGCATTTGCGCAAAATCAGGGCGCGTTTGCGCAAAATCAGGGCGCGTTTGGGCAGAATGCCGCGATGGCGTTTGCCCAAAGTCAGGGCAATTTTGGCCCGAGTGCGGGTTACGGACAGGAAGGGTTTGGTGAGTCGAGTGGCAGTTTTGATGCTCAGACTGGGGTTTGGGGTCCACCGCCGCCTTATAGTCCTCAGGGAAGAAGtggtagtag ACATCATCTCCACCACCAAGACCCGGCGGCCGCCACGCTCCTCCACCACCACCACATCGACGTGCATCGTAACTCTATGCCCATGCACGACCATCCAAACCTGCCCTCAAACATGCCCATACAATCCGCCCATACTTGCCGAAACTCCTCCTACATAACCCACATGCTCAGCCCGCACCTACCACCAGAAATGACGCATCCAGAACTGGCCCACTTAAACCCAGAACTGGTCCGTTTGAATCCGGAACTAAACCGTTTGAACCAGGAAATGGTTCGTTTGAACCCGGAGATAAATCGTTTGAACCAGGAAATGGCCCGTTTGAATCCGGAATTGGCGAGGATGTATCCGACGGATGTGAATGAGTTGGCTAGATTGCAGGAGATGGCTAGAATTGGCCAGGAAAGTGGGAGGTTCAACACGCTGAGGGGTCATTTAGTCCCGTACCCTGCATGCCAGAGGACCTTGGGTATGAGTATGGGAAATCTGCACAGGGATTGCCGTCTGCCGGACGAAAATATGACTATTGAATGCTTGCATCAGAAGAGTAATAGTAaag TTTCAGATCAAAGTAGTGACTCCTGCCTGAAGCAAGGGAAGGAAAACCCTGCTTTCCAGAACGACAAACACTCACCAATGAG GGCCTCCATGCAAGATTGTCATAGAGGGTCCAACCTCAACGCTGAGTCTGAAGTGTACTTCGCTGATGTGTCCAGCTGCTGTAATGTTTCTGTTAAG GCCGACTGCTGTATGAATTCAAACATATCAGCTTTAGTGGGAACCATCGAGAACCACCCAGAGTCGACGTCCGAGTCTGACACCGGGTCATTCACCCTGACCCGTCAGCAGAGACCTCAGCCACAGACCGGGTCAAAAAGACGTCCCCGCACCAACCAACCCGCAGACAAACACACGAAAAACCAGGAAAAAATCCGTCACGACTTGAACAATAGCATTCGTCTTACAGAACAACAAATTGAACAGCTAAATAGTTCTTTATGTCAAAGAATGAACGACTCTAGAATGAGTGATCGGTTGAATGAGTCGAGAATCAGTGATCGCATGAATGAGTGTAGAATGAGCGAGCGTCTGAATGATTCAAGGGTCAGCGATAGGATGAATGAATGTAGAATGATGGAGAGGATGAATGAGTCCAGGGTAAGTGAGAGGATGAATGATTCTAGAATCGGTGAGCGCATGAATGATTCAAGAATGAGTGAAAGGATGAACGAGTCCAGAGTAAGTGATCGAATGAACGAATCAAGAGTGAGTGATCGCATGAATGAGTCGAGAATTAGTGAGCATTCCAGAATGAACGATTCCAGACTCAGCGATCTATCACGAAAGAACGAGTTACGTATGAGTGACCACAACAGGCTCGACTCGTCCAGATCTGACCATTCTAGATTGGACTTAGATCTTAAAGGGAGTCCTAAGATGAAACACCACGTGAGCCCGTTACGAAATGCGTCCAGATCCAGCCCCAGTAGTGTCCTAAGAGACGCTCCCATACACCCAAGGCAATCCAGTACCGATTCCAACGTTTCGTTAAAGAACAATCCAGATTTCTTCGTCCCCCCTCCCCCGAACCATTCCCCTTTATCACCCAACACTGAGGAGTCACTATTATCCGACGACGAAGACCGTCAAAGAACGGACCAAGTTTACTCGAATGAGAAACCTGAGACCTCCAAATGTTTAGGGCCTGATTCTCAATATGAGCCAGTGAGAGAAGAGAAGGAAGAAATCATGAAAgtgaatcatcatcattgctACAGTGACACTAATACGATGGATAGTGGCTGGCAGAGTGGCTCAGAGAAACATGCCACTGATTGA